A single genomic interval of Ruminococcus sp. NK3A76 harbors:
- a CDS encoding site-specific integrase: protein MANIRKRGNTYQIRVSCGYKLNGEQVVQTMSWKPPEGMTPKQAEKEFQKQAILFEDKCLKGQVTANVKFEEFAEQWFEEYARLNLRRSSFERMRQVTQRVYPALGHLRLDRITGRQIQQFINNLVLNGKNMQTGKPLSRKTAVHHLSFISDVFSYAVRMDIVSDNPCRKVYVPKGGKKEKEIYSIEEIEQLFRLLEDAPLKYRTFFTLAVYTGFRRGELMGLEWKDIDFESGVVSVRRTSNYTVKTGIYTDTTKTKSSQRSMKLPQLVLDILKEHKAEQDNERQKLGTKWFECDRLFVTADGHPMHNNTTYNWLRKFCKKNDFPFRDIHSLRHFYASALINEGIDVATVSSALGHSAISTTTSIYLHAFQDANARASEAIANVLDFSKKETPPPDPDGRERKIRLIKTSYGQKASSGQ, encoded by the coding sequence TTGGCGAATATAAGAAAAAGAGGAAATACATATCAAATTCGAGTGTCGTGCGGGTACAAGCTGAACGGCGAGCAAGTCGTGCAGACAATGAGCTGGAAACCGCCGGAAGGCATGACACCCAAGCAGGCAGAAAAGGAATTTCAAAAGCAAGCGATACTGTTCGAGGACAAGTGCCTTAAAGGGCAGGTAACGGCAAATGTTAAGTTTGAGGAATTCGCAGAGCAGTGGTTTGAGGAGTATGCGAGGCTTAACTTGCGGAGATCGTCATTTGAAAGAATGCGTCAGGTGACACAGCGGGTTTATCCGGCATTAGGGCACTTGCGGCTCGACAGGATAACGGGGCGGCAGATACAGCAGTTCATTAACAATCTTGTGCTCAACGGCAAAAATATGCAGACGGGCAAACCTCTATCAAGAAAAACTGCGGTACATCATCTTAGTTTCATAAGTGATGTTTTCAGCTATGCGGTAAGAATGGACATAGTTTCAGATAATCCTTGCAGAAAGGTCTATGTGCCGAAAGGCGGCAAGAAAGAAAAGGAGATCTATTCAATCGAGGAGATCGAGCAGCTTTTCAGGCTCTTAGAGGACGCACCGCTAAAGTACCGCACGTTTTTCACGCTGGCGGTCTATACGGGCTTTCGCCGGGGCGAGTTAATGGGCTTGGAGTGGAAGGACATCGACTTTGAAAGCGGTGTTGTAAGCGTCAGACGCACATCAAATTACACCGTAAAGACCGGCATATACACCGACACCACCAAGACAAAAAGCTCGCAGAGGTCTATGAAACTGCCGCAGCTTGTGCTTGATATTCTGAAAGAACACAAGGCGGAGCAGGACAACGAAAGGCAAAAGCTCGGAACAAAGTGGTTTGAATGCGACAGGCTTTTCGTTACGGCTGACGGACATCCGATGCACAACAACACGACCTACAACTGGCTGCGAAAGTTTTGCAAGAAAAATGATTTCCCGTTTAGGGATATTCACTCCCTACGTCATTTTTATGCTTCGGCTCTCATCAACGAGGGCATAGATGTTGCGACGGTATCGAGTGCTTTAGGCCACTCTGCCATAAGTACAACAACGAGCATATATTTGCACGCCTTTCAGGACGCAAACGCAAGGGCAAGCGAGGCGATAGCAAACGTCCTTGATTTTTCCAAAAAAGAAACTCCCCCGCCCGACCCTGACGGAAGAGAGAGGAAGATACGTTTGATAAAGACAAGTTACGGGCAAAAGGCGTCCTCGGGGCAATAA
- the mobC gene encoding plasmid mobilization relaxosome protein MobC, giving the protein MARKYKQVHRKEIDFSLEDWAKVERRAAACGMKTGTYLRHIALTGSVKTFDLKGVAPLINGMRTISNNINQIARKANETNSIYAEDMRKIKATQDELSRILAKFICNCEWNDV; this is encoded by the coding sequence ATGGCAAGAAAATACAAACAAGTCCACCGCAAGGAGATAGATTTTTCGCTTGAAGATTGGGCAAAGGTCGAGCGCAGGGCTGCTGCTTGCGGAATGAAAACCGGCACATATCTAAGGCATATCGCTCTGACGGGCAGCGTCAAGACATTTGACCTGAAAGGCGTGGCTCCGCTGATAAACGGTATGCGTACCATTTCCAATAACATCAATCAGATAGCGAGAAAGGCAAATGAAACGAATAGCATTTATGCGGAGGATATGAGAAAGATAAAGGCGACACAAGATGAGCTTAGCCGTATCCTCGCTAAATTCATTTGCAATTGCGAATGGAATGATGTGTAG
- a CDS encoding helix-turn-helix domain-containing protein, with product MKLNEKNELILQVAELLRQMIPVEDVAPAKVENKPLMPELLTIKECAALIPGLSEHTVRQLVKRGEVAYMRSGAGERGKILVYKSSLLKYPGEIG from the coding sequence TTGAAACTGAACGAAAAGAATGAGCTTATTTTGCAGGTGGCAGAGCTGCTGCGGCAGATGATACCGGTCGAAGATGTTGCACCTGCAAAGGTCGAGAACAAGCCTTTAATGCCAGAACTGTTGACAATCAAGGAGTGTGCAGCACTTATCCCCGGACTTTCGGAGCATACAGTCAGGCAGCTTGTGAAACGTGGCGAGGTCGCATATATGCGCAGCGGTGCAGGCGAGCGTGGGAAGATACTTGTGTATAAGTCGAGCCTGCTCAAATATCCGGGTGAAATAGGCTGA
- a CDS encoding helix-turn-helix transcriptional regulator, translated as MKTTMGEKIKDLRVERHMTTKQLAQATGISEAVINGLENDNGRDVGYSRIVELAKFFDVPTDFLLGFTESRITKNIELKQLGLTDKAIEVLLVKHQDNELVSKLIEHTEFVSLINAIDIYVRQLAAKSINTINNLTAVVQRGVENYTAAGQPEGYDDAMKYINETKVDEDEFLRYRITERFNQILRDLHSEFNADEQMPSVITDANEMSANMIDLLDMVKAGEVELDSPMDAVELLMERMGVSERDMKAALEMFAGKEES; from the coding sequence ATGAAAACTACTATGGGCGAAAAGATCAAAGATCTGCGTGTGGAGCGTCACATGACCACAAAGCAGCTTGCACAGGCAACGGGCATATCAGAGGCGGTCATCAACGGTCTGGAGAATGACAACGGACGTGATGTCGGGTACAGCCGTATCGTTGAGCTTGCTAAGTTTTTCGACGTGCCGACGGATTTTCTGCTGGGCTTTACCGAGAGCCGTATAACGAAGAATATTGAACTTAAACAGCTTGGTCTGACCGACAAGGCTATTGAGGTGCTGCTTGTCAAGCATCAGGATAACGAGCTTGTGAGCAAGCTGATCGAGCACACCGAGTTTGTTAGTTTGATAAACGCTATTGATATTTATGTCCGTCAGCTTGCCGCAAAGTCGATCAACACAATAAATAACCTCACTGCGGTGGTGCAGCGAGGTGTGGAGAATTATACGGCAGCAGGCCAGCCCGAAGGCTATGACGATGCGATGAAGTATATAAACGAGACTAAGGTCGATGAGGACGAGTTCCTGCGGTATCGCATAACCGAGCGTTTCAATCAGATACTGCGTGACTTGCACAGCGAGTTTAATGCCGATGAGCAGATGCCGTCCGTCATCACCGATGCAAATGAGATGTCGGCAAATATGATCGACCTGCTTGATATGGTGAAGGCGGGCGAGGTGGAGCTTGATAGTCCTATGGATGCAGTTGAGTTGTTGATGGAGAGGATGGGGGTGAGTGAGAGAGACATGAAAGCGGCGTTAGAGATGTTTGCGGGTAAGGAGGAGAGTTAA
- a CDS encoding ATP-binding protein: protein MIEPVESIPSANILLSSLRSVGYTPETAIADIVDNSLSANASAIAIEFDWQEQVIIISDNGDGMSEQELLKSMNIGSSDPLDSRSIHDLGRFGMGMKTASFSLGKKLTVLAKTGGIINNASWDLDYVRKEDKWQILVEDSSSTFIRQLSDRLSEYDNGTVVCISNIDKVISSDSANEKKKFYKMIENVKNHLSLVFHRFMESEKISIIVNGTPLTPWNPFIPDNNARQELEPEEVNENGHKVVIRPYILPHKTKFANDDEVKAAGGYKGWLHHQGFYVYRNERLIIYGTWFGLFKKEMSFNLARIQLDIYSDSDFDWQIDIKKSKAVPPAYTDDIIRLAAEKATKQSVKVYNSRGTYSDRKGNANAPQLSYVWEQRKDSRGSYSFVLNKKHTLLNKLKTTLAPEQKELLNAYLNLVEKCSPMELSGVNDMSVSKGSLPENEYNELAYQAKRLISTLINNGSSKEEIRSLLQQLPDYIVLMDDFDNIYTEACNETR from the coding sequence ATGATTGAGCCAGTTGAATCTATACCGAGCGCAAATATCTTGCTTTCTTCGCTGCGCTCTGTGGGATATACTCCTGAAACAGCAATAGCAGATATTGTTGATAACAGCCTGTCTGCTAACGCTTCAGCTATTGCCATAGAGTTTGACTGGCAAGAGCAAGTCATTATCATTTCAGATAACGGCGATGGTATGTCAGAGCAAGAATTATTGAAATCTATGAATATAGGTTCCTCTGATCCGCTTGATTCTAGGAGCATTCATGACCTTGGCCGATTTGGTATGGGAATGAAAACTGCATCCTTTTCTCTTGGAAAGAAACTGACTGTTCTTGCAAAGACCGGCGGCATCATTAATAATGCCAGCTGGGATTTAGACTATGTCAGAAAAGAGGATAAATGGCAGATACTTGTTGAAGACAGTTCTTCGACGTTTATTCGGCAATTGTCAGATAGGCTTTCAGAGTATGACAATGGAACAGTTGTATGCATTTCCAACATTGATAAGGTTATATCATCAGATTCTGCTAATGAAAAGAAGAAATTCTATAAGATGATAGAAAATGTAAAAAATCATCTTTCTCTTGTGTTCCATAGGTTTATGGAATCTGAAAAAATATCTATTATTGTAAACGGAACGCCATTAACTCCATGGAACCCCTTTATACCCGACAATAATGCTCGTCAGGAATTAGAGCCTGAAGAAGTAAACGAAAATGGGCATAAGGTTGTTATACGTCCTTATATTCTTCCGCATAAAACTAAGTTTGCAAATGATGATGAAGTTAAGGCTGCCGGAGGATATAAAGGCTGGCTTCACCATCAGGGATTCTATGTTTATCGAAATGAACGTCTAATCATATATGGAACCTGGTTCGGCTTATTCAAGAAAGAAATGTCATTCAACCTGGCAAGAATTCAGTTGGACATATATTCAGACAGCGACTTTGACTGGCAGATAGACATTAAAAAATCAAAAGCCGTTCCACCTGCTTATACAGATGATATTATTCGGCTTGCTGCTGAGAAGGCAACAAAGCAGTCGGTAAAGGTATATAATTCACGAGGTACATATTCCGACCGCAAAGGAAATGCAAATGCTCCTCAGCTTAGTTATGTATGGGAACAGCGGAAGGATTCAAGAGGATCATATTCTTTTGTCCTTAATAAGAAGCACACTTTGCTGAATAAACTTAAAACAACACTTGCTCCTGAGCAAAAAGAGTTATTGAATGCTTATCTGAATCTCGTAGAAAAATGTTCTCCCATGGAGCTTTCAGGTGTTAATGATATGTCAGTAAGCAAGGGCAGTCTGCCTGAAAACGAATATAATGAACTTGCATATCAAGCTAAGCGGCTAATTTCAACCTTAATAAACAACGGCAGCTCAAAAGAAGAAATACGAAGTCTTTTACAGCAGCTGCCAGACTATATCGTCTTGATGGATGATTTTGATAATATATATACGGAGGCCTGCAATGAAACAAGATGA
- a CDS encoding Z1 domain-containing protein, whose amino-acid sequence MKQDELRFYEAAFTLCLGDKEKGLETIDAINNAVKTMGSLVSDADDLREYLYREVSFSSNDIASMLSADDRKGKDKEWWNNLRQTSGFKGTYWNRYKAYLSGTKKWSQKTIEKSINEPTDFVMNCISNPNSGVPEKSYGAVFGYVQSGKTANYIGLINKAVDAGYKIIIVLAGMHNNLRSQTQMRIDEEVLGFETSIEYLRQKAGLVPSIIGVGTLNFKMDKSIEALTSRDEKGDFTKGRAGVSRQYDQPKIFIVKKQSKVLQYVYDNLSKNHAAVQNPDGTSLFPCEYSLLVIDDEADQASVNTKYKTDRSGEISDDSEVSKINELIRRILSLFSCRSYVGYTATPYANVFIPPQISDDELEDDLFPKDFIVCLPKPAGYVGAMEFFGEDENSETMPLRRRITTELDNFIDSKTKQIISPLPDELKKAILCFIIITAARNVRGQVLEPNSMLIHVNRLNDVQNSLKSMVDDYFSEVQSYINGGDTEIIDTLHELWDEDFVPTTKKMQQDFSAYMEGVDCSDWSDVEKEIKRLIGNHQIRVFEINGKSDDVLCYKEFKDEGRQLNVIAIGGDKLSRGLTLEGLTVSFFMRSSQMYDTLMQMGRWFGFRPKYTDLCRLFVSDELFRWFMVVSFATENLRNQIHYMNEYNRTPMDFGLRIASYPDMLISARNKLKTGQECTLTFSNTVSQTRSMDRNADTYNLNFEAVERFISNLGDISSDHWDKLDRKSGTDHIFWDDVDGSLVADFLSEYRTSSNASKVKSLFLADYIRDQILLGGLTKWTVCLKNTGRKNPPLTIGGYSIGQGLKRSEGQYEADASICSIKSLKSKDEEYLDFSKEQFEEMKQMKAKGDSDDKIRKQLRTRDRGLLILCPLDTEEIAGLKIDGQTNKTPFGFIAVFPDNEGKGNGRTYRLNPIAIENGDEF is encoded by the coding sequence ATGAAACAAGATGAACTTAGATTTTACGAAGCAGCTTTTACTTTATGCCTTGGCGATAAAGAAAAAGGTCTTGAAACAATCGATGCCATTAATAATGCTGTTAAGACAATGGGGTCTCTTGTTTCTGATGCCGACGATTTAAGAGAATACCTTTACAGAGAGGTTAGTTTTTCGAGCAATGACATAGCGTCAATGCTTAGCGCCGATGATCGTAAAGGCAAGGATAAAGAATGGTGGAATAATTTAAGGCAAACTTCCGGTTTTAAAGGAACTTACTGGAACCGGTATAAGGCATATTTATCCGGCACAAAGAAGTGGAGCCAAAAAACCATCGAAAAAAGTATTAACGAACCTACTGACTTTGTCATGAACTGTATCTCAAATCCAAACTCCGGCGTTCCTGAAAAATCATACGGTGCTGTATTCGGATATGTTCAGTCAGGTAAAACGGCTAACTATATCGGACTTATAAACAAAGCTGTTGACGCAGGATATAAAATTATAATCGTTCTCGCTGGAATGCATAATAATCTGAGAAGTCAGACACAGATGCGTATCGATGAGGAAGTCCTTGGATTTGAAACCAGCATTGAATATTTGCGTCAGAAAGCTGGACTGGTTCCTTCAATAATAGGTGTTGGAACCTTAAACTTCAAAATGGATAAGTCAATTGAAGCACTTACATCAAGAGACGAAAAAGGTGATTTTACTAAAGGCAGAGCCGGTGTCAGCAGACAATATGATCAGCCTAAAATATTCATTGTAAAGAAGCAGAGCAAGGTATTGCAGTATGTCTATGATAATTTATCAAAAAATCACGCTGCTGTTCAAAATCCTGACGGCACAAGTCTGTTTCCTTGCGAATATTCACTGCTTGTAATAGATGATGAGGCGGATCAGGCATCAGTTAATACAAAATATAAGACTGACCGTAGCGGAGAAATCAGTGATGATTCAGAAGTATCCAAGATCAACGAGCTGATACGACGGATATTATCCTTGTTCTCATGCCGTTCCTATGTTGGCTATACTGCCACACCGTATGCTAATGTCTTTATTCCCCCACAGATCAGCGATGATGAACTGGAAGATGATTTATTTCCTAAAGATTTTATAGTATGCCTTCCAAAGCCGGCAGGTTATGTTGGAGCTATGGAATTCTTTGGAGAAGATGAGAACAGTGAAACAATGCCTCTCCGCAGAAGAATTACCACCGAACTCGATAATTTCATTGATTCTAAGACCAAGCAGATTATCTCACCGCTTCCTGACGAATTGAAGAAAGCAATTCTTTGCTTTATAATAATAACAGCTGCGAGAAATGTTAGAGGTCAGGTATTGGAGCCTAACTCTATGCTGATTCATGTAAACAGGCTGAATGACGTTCAGAATTCACTGAAATCAATGGTTGACGATTATTTCAGCGAAGTACAGTCATATATTAACGGCGGTGACACAGAAATAATTGATACCCTGCATGAATTGTGGGACGAAGACTTTGTTCCTACAACAAAGAAAATGCAACAGGACTTTTCTGCTTACATGGAGGGCGTAGACTGCTCTGATTGGAGCGATGTTGAAAAAGAGATTAAGCGTCTTATCGGCAATCACCAGATTAGAGTGTTTGAAATTAACGGAAAAAGCGATGATGTTCTCTGCTATAAGGAATTCAAAGATGAAGGCCGTCAGCTGAATGTTATTGCGATTGGCGGAGACAAGCTTTCACGAGGATTAACGCTTGAGGGATTGACAGTAAGCTTCTTTATGCGTTCTTCTCAGATGTATGATACCCTTATGCAGATGGGCAGATGGTTTGGCTTCAGGCCTAAATACACTGACCTTTGCCGGCTTTTTGTTTCTGATGAACTGTTCCGCTGGTTCATGGTCGTTTCTTTTGCAACAGAAAACCTGCGCAACCAGATTCATTATATGAACGAATATAACCGTACACCTATGGATTTCGGTTTAAGAATTGCATCTTACCCTGATATGCTGATCTCAGCAAGAAATAAACTTAAAACAGGACAAGAGTGCACCCTTACATTCAGCAATACAGTAAGTCAAACAAGATCAATGGACAGAAATGCGGACACATATAATCTGAACTTTGAAGCGGTGGAAAGATTTATTTCCAATCTTGGAGATATTAGTTCAGATCACTGGGATAAACTTGATAGAAAATCCGGCACCGACCATATTTTTTGGGATGATGTTGATGGAAGTCTTGTGGCTGATTTCTTGTCCGAATACAGAACATCTTCAAACGCAAGCAAAGTCAAGTCACTGTTTTTAGCCGACTATATCCGTGACCAAATTTTGTTAGGCGGACTTACGAAATGGACAGTTTGCCTGAAAAATACTGGACGCAAAAATCCCCCTTTAACCATTGGCGGCTACAGTATAGGACAAGGTTTGAAAAGAAGCGAAGGTCAATATGAGGCTGATGCTTCTATATGCTCCATAAAATCGCTAAAGTCTAAGGATGAAGAGTACCTTGACTTCTCAAAAGAGCAGTTTGAAGAAATGAAACAGATGAAAGCAAAGGGAGACAGTGACGATAAGATAAGAAAACAACTGAGAACGAGAGACCGTGGTTTGCTTATTCTTTGTCCTCTTGATACAGAAGAAATAGCCGGATTAAAAATAGACGGACAGACAAACAAGACACCTTTCGGATTTATTGCTGTATTTCCGGATAATGAAGGAAAAGGAAATGGCAGGACATACCGATTGAATCCTATCGCAATTGAAAATGGTGATGAATTTTGA
- a CDS encoding PD-(D/E)XK motif protein — protein MSNAIKIYQEIIADFKKAENSSLAVLNRSILLKNKIRIVYIVAAKDHQRIIAVMLPKDCTKEPLNRFPKWHGIEFAYDHITEYQNPNSENEYIIISQSKDYDSGIFEIIANDITDQLEKISTQKKMISCLSDTLSKWKKFFALNSDVIMSEQLQEGLYGELLVLKKLIFNFGDEAVSYWSGADKETHDFYVNGSAIEVKTTSAKSNEKIRISSEHQLNPKDVENTLFLYVNMVRKSRSDGTTLPEIIKSIHGSLSEPYRSLFEDKLFKYGYISSCEERYTLGFHLRSHQTYKVEETFPSIVPDNLDNGISEVTYSLDLNACSDFMTEWSDIINALKGGILIGES, from the coding sequence TTGAGTAATGCTATAAAAATATATCAGGAGATCATTGCTGACTTTAAAAAAGCAGAGAATTCCAGTTTAGCTGTATTGAATAGAAGTATTCTCCTGAAAAATAAAATACGAATAGTCTATATTGTTGCTGCAAAGGATCACCAGAGAATTATTGCAGTAATGCTGCCCAAAGACTGTACTAAGGAGCCGCTGAACCGTTTTCCCAAGTGGCATGGAATAGAATTTGCATATGATCATATCACCGAATATCAAAATCCGAACAGTGAGAACGAGTACATAATCATTTCTCAGTCAAAGGACTACGACAGCGGCATTTTTGAAATAATAGCCAACGACATCACCGATCAGCTTGAAAAAATAAGCACTCAAAAGAAAATGATAAGCTGCTTGTCAGACACGTTAAGCAAGTGGAAAAAGTTCTTTGCGCTCAATTCCGATGTTATTATGTCAGAGCAATTGCAGGAAGGCCTTTACGGGGAATTGCTTGTCCTAAAAAAGCTAATATTCAATTTTGGTGATGAAGCTGTATCATATTGGAGCGGAGCTGATAAGGAAACTCACGATTTTTATGTGAATGGATCTGCGATTGAAGTAAAGACAACATCTGCAAAATCAAATGAAAAGATAAGAATCAGCAGTGAGCATCAGCTTAATCCTAAAGATGTGGAGAACACATTGTTTCTGTATGTCAATATGGTAAGAAAGAGCCGCAGCGATGGCACTACTTTGCCGGAGATTATTAAATCTATCCATGGCAGCCTTTCAGAACCATACAGATCTCTCTTTGAGGATAAATTGTTTAAATATGGCTATATATCTTCATGTGAAGAACGATACACGCTGGGATTTCATCTGAGATCGCACCAAACATACAAAGTTGAGGAAACTTTTCCAAGTATTGTACCGGATAACCTCGATAACGGTATATCAGAGGTAACATACTCACTTGATCTAAACGCCTGCTCAGATTTTATGACTGAGTGGAGTGATATAATTAATGCTTTGAAGGGAGGCATACTAATTGGAGAATCGTGA
- a CDS encoding AIPR family protein: protein MENRELDDFNQELIEEVKEYASEHSENTESAFTSVFLSYLADFGESKTADAEVSYCMKESEKFKVNAYAFSEYFQSLTLIVSCYEKNGKIEKLNKSETAKICRQASKFYKLCCSSTSVLDEMEESSNEYMLYEFIKENKDKIENLYVVLLTNKLINSDLPEDAMINKTTVKYDVWDIERLVQAVYQRKEAEKLVIRFKNKYKYRLKLIKIPQESDVYDCYVGYISGECLAEIYRDEGQRLIEKNVRSFLQATGKVNKGIRDTLRSNPAMFMAYNNGISTIAEQVVIDENESTDDFILIKELVGWQIVNGGQTTASIYAAFQNKVDLSNVNVQMKLTVIKADEQMDTVISNISRYANSQNKITMSDFSANDDFHIKLEQLSRRVFIPVEKGKPSQRWFYERARGQYSVEVNRQLTAASKRKYKEQNPKNKCISKTVAAKCVMCWLRHPDIVSKGLETNFIRYSEMIQAGEIGEPDEKFYCNLIAQVILFQQCDRIVDAQNFGGYKAQINYYTIALLSEYYSDKVDLGYIWQHQNISPEVSQLIEDICYKVWNHFMNPNTNNAKGVNVTQWCKKEDCWIMLKERFQNDSI, encoded by the coding sequence TTGGAGAATCGTGAATTAGATGATTTTAACCAGGAGCTAATAGAAGAAGTCAAAGAATATGCCTCGGAGCATTCTGAAAATACAGAAAGCGCCTTCACCAGCGTTTTTCTATCTTATCTCGCTGATTTTGGAGAATCAAAAACCGCCGATGCAGAAGTAAGCTACTGCATGAAAGAATCAGAAAAGTTTAAAGTTAATGCGTATGCTTTCAGCGAATATTTTCAAAGCCTCACTCTCATAGTCAGCTGCTATGAAAAGAACGGCAAAATTGAAAAGCTAAACAAATCGGAAACAGCCAAGATATGCAGACAAGCGTCTAAATTCTATAAATTATGCTGTTCAAGCACGAGTGTTCTTGATGAAATGGAAGAATCATCAAACGAATATATGCTTTATGAGTTCATAAAGGAGAATAAAGATAAAATAGAAAATCTTTATGTTGTTCTCCTTACTAATAAGCTTATTAACAGCGATTTGCCGGAAGATGCCATGATAAATAAAACCACCGTAAAATATGATGTGTGGGATATTGAACGTCTTGTTCAGGCTGTCTACCAGAGGAAAGAAGCAGAAAAACTTGTAATACGTTTTAAAAACAAATACAAGTATAGACTGAAACTCATCAAGATACCGCAGGAGAGCGATGTTTATGACTGTTATGTTGGCTACATATCAGGAGAATGCTTAGCGGAAATATACCGTGATGAAGGCCAGCGGCTTATTGAGAAGAATGTCAGATCGTTCCTGCAAGCGACAGGAAAGGTCAACAAGGGCATCAGAGATACATTGAGGAGCAATCCGGCAATGTTCATGGCGTATAACAACGGTATTTCTACGATTGCCGAGCAAGTTGTCATAGATGAAAACGAAAGCACCGATGATTTTATTCTCATAAAAGAGCTTGTCGGCTGGCAAATTGTTAACGGCGGTCAAACAACAGCATCAATATATGCTGCCTTTCAAAACAAAGTGGATCTATCCAATGTTAATGTTCAGATGAAGCTTACAGTAATTAAAGCTGACGAGCAAATGGATACCGTAATAAGCAACATATCAAGATATGCTAACAGTCAGAATAAAATCACCATGTCTGATTTCAGTGCAAATGATGATTTCCATATTAAGCTTGAGCAGCTGTCAAGACGTGTGTTCATTCCTGTTGAAAAAGGAAAGCCTTCTCAGCGATGGTTTTATGAACGCGCAAGAGGACAGTACAGTGTGGAAGTTAACAGACAGCTTACTGCTGCATCAAAGAGAAAATATAAAGAGCAAAATCCTAAAAATAAATGCATCTCAAAGACAGTGGCAGCTAAGTGTGTGATGTGTTGGCTGAGACACCCTGATATTGTCAGCAAGGGACTTGAAACAAACTTCATTAGGTATTCAGAAATGATACAAGCCGGCGAAATCGGAGAGCCAGATGAAAAGTTTTACTGCAATCTTATCGCTCAGGTTATTCTTTTTCAGCAGTGTGATAGAATAGTAGATGCTCAGAATTTCGGCGGATATAAAGCCCAGATCAATTACTACACGATTGCTCTGCTTTCGGAGTATTATAGCGACAAGGTTGATCTCGGCTATATATGGCAGCACCAGAACATATCTCCTGAAGTATCACAGCTTATAGAAGATATCTGCTATAAAGTTTGGAATCATTTTATGAATCCAAATACCAATAACGCAAAGGGCGTTAATGTAACTCAATGGTGTAAGAAAGAAGACTGCTGGATAATGCTTAAAGAGCGTTTCCAGAATGATTCTATATAA